In Vibrio sp. STUT-A11, a genomic segment contains:
- a CDS encoding GNAT family N-acetyltransferase yields MSAFVIKSACFDDIHILNELMFDLHDEHHVQSPELFKTAEEIEQEKSIGRYIDNPECLVYIASIGDEIIGFVSGHFCELTSVVSKPVMMGSVDELYVLPEFRKQGIAKALLDKIESTFINYGAKQMFVEVWSFNQQALALYEKQGFGHHIHCLRKPLSKPNT; encoded by the coding sequence ATGAGTGCATTTGTAATCAAATCTGCGTGTTTTGACGATATCCATATTCTTAATGAACTTATGTTCGACTTGCATGATGAGCATCATGTTCAGTCACCGGAACTGTTTAAAACGGCGGAAGAAATCGAACAAGAGAAAAGCATTGGGCGTTATATTGATAACCCAGAGTGTCTGGTTTATATCGCATCAATAGGGGATGAGATCATAGGGTTTGTTTCCGGACACTTTTGTGAACTCACCTCTGTTGTCAGTAAGCCCGTCATGATGGGCAGTGTTGATGAGTTGTACGTGCTGCCTGAATTCAGGAAGCAAGGGATCGCGAAAGCATTACTTGATAAAATTGAATCCACTTTCATCAATTATGGTGCGAAGCAGATGTTTGTTGAGGTGTGGAGCTTCAATCAACAAGCGTTGGCGCTTTACGAGAAGCAGGGCTTTGGTCACCACATTCATTGTCTAAGAAAGCCACTATCAAAACCTAATACGTAA
- a CDS encoding bifunctional NUDIX hydrolase/phosphatase PAP2 family protein: MLRPLFFLTLYSVLLGISPATVATSSTEQVKGALCIVRADDKLVLVHEILTNRISLPGGTIVPGESPKAAAQRETWEETGLVVTVGKELGRTETAVFFNCVSDSEIISYSMNNSMGGDELPIWFAPHYGVEIASAMLLAPEQLSASAYRYPAQWQTVVGYFSDATHQPVHYIRHLIKSAPSFRQIELDWMMGLQNWVGSLSATSFQTAYQVADLVLELTKPTILLFLIPFVMMRFGSRFVFRLFFAISVTSVMSLVAQQGFSLPRPHVYMPMVELSHSFGFSFPSLPIAVWCCVLTFLFHKTGNFGVNGSTGLIIGMTLLVVLAKFFLGTAFILDMLLGALLGILVAWHILRLEVNPEIHVDKLLTSKGVWLAMTAFTAVICVIWPLPVFGNWLAILMAASVIVLTFDKSQVQLSARQTVFVILALILAQQLYLYSATSVSYSSFWSLVFITLQYPMLMLLFTLLVRKLTQGKRLKSRVLDAE; the protein is encoded by the coding sequence GTGTTGAGACCACTATTTTTCCTCACTCTTTACTCCGTGTTGTTGGGGATTTCACCTGCTACTGTTGCGACGTCGTCTACAGAGCAAGTAAAAGGTGCGCTATGTATTGTCCGTGCAGATGACAAATTGGTCCTGGTCCACGAGATTCTAACCAACCGAATTTCATTACCCGGTGGGACGATAGTTCCAGGTGAGTCTCCAAAAGCTGCTGCTCAAAGGGAGACTTGGGAAGAAACCGGGCTAGTCGTAACGGTGGGCAAAGAGCTAGGCCGCACTGAGACGGCCGTTTTCTTTAACTGTGTATCAGATTCGGAGATCATTTCTTACTCAATGAATAATTCAATGGGGGGAGATGAGCTACCAATTTGGTTTGCGCCACATTATGGTGTCGAAATCGCATCAGCAATGTTGTTGGCACCTGAACAACTCTCCGCTTCTGCGTATCGTTATCCCGCGCAGTGGCAAACGGTGGTCGGCTATTTCAGTGATGCGACGCATCAACCAGTCCATTATATTCGACATCTGATCAAGTCTGCTCCGTCGTTTCGTCAGATCGAACTGGATTGGATGATGGGGTTACAAAACTGGGTCGGCTCATTGTCAGCAACCAGTTTTCAGACGGCTTATCAGGTTGCTGATTTAGTTCTAGAGCTCACAAAACCAACCATTTTACTGTTTCTGATTCCCTTCGTGATGATGCGATTTGGAAGCCGGTTTGTTTTTCGCCTATTTTTCGCAATTTCAGTAACTTCAGTGATGAGCCTTGTCGCGCAACAGGGGTTTTCATTACCAAGACCACATGTTTATATGCCAATGGTCGAGCTTTCACATAGCTTCGGCTTTAGTTTTCCAAGCTTGCCAATTGCCGTGTGGTGTTGTGTGCTGACTTTTCTATTCCACAAAACAGGTAACTTTGGCGTTAATGGCTCAACGGGGCTGATTATTGGCATGACGTTGTTGGTTGTGCTGGCTAAATTCTTCCTTGGTACGGCTTTTATATTGGATATGTTGCTGGGGGCGTTATTGGGTATTTTGGTTGCTTGGCATATTTTGCGTTTGGAAGTAAACCCGGAGATACACGTTGATAAGTTGCTTACCTCGAAAGGTGTGTGGTTGGCGATGACCGCATTTACTGCGGTGATTTGTGTCATTTGGCCGTTACCAGTATTTGGCAACTGGCTAGCTATTCTGATGGCGGCCTCCGTGATCGTTTTGACGTTTGATAAATCCCAAGTGCAGTTAAGTGCCAGACAGACCGTTTTTGTTATTTTGGCTTTGATATTGGCACAGCAGTTGTACCTGTATTCAGCAACGAGCGTATCGTATAGCAGCTTTTGGTCGCTGGTATTTATCACGCTGCAATACCCAATGTTGATGCTGTTATTCACGCTTCTGGTAAGAAAATTGACTCAAGGCAAGCGTTTGAAAAGCAGAGTACTGGACGCCGAATAG
- a CDS encoding TonB-dependent receptor — protein sequence MNIKKGSLNISTVALAVAAASTVFVAQAEEYIADEKVVVVSSRTPKAISDIPGTVWYIDSEQIEQDYRGGKSLGEILASSIPSLDVSSGARTNYGQNLRGRKMLVMIDGVSLQSSRQISRYLDSIDPFNIDRIEVLSGATSLYGAGASGGVINIITKKAQSDDIEFESFVGGSSGFNSGEDFDYKIGQAISGGSEKVQARAAVIYSETQGYFDASGDIVTPDISQGSLQFNKTIDFLTTAGVNISETKKLNLLAQYYDSQQDSPYGLYIVGRDFVDVRDGFDSDREHGTERMMFSASFVDEQFLGHQLIAEASYRKEDQTYTPYYQSSGQQITDVISLKAALAKSFDRLNIVYGIDAYQDKLESNQALYDPTIANNSGNLINKIYAKVGRYPGIEVSSIAGFVQTDYAITDDWIVEGGIRYQYISNEIDDFVGYSQQKKIAAGNGTSADAVPGGETDYNVSLFNVGTVYHLNNDSQIWANFSQGFDLADPAKYYGQGDYTLVGDHWQLNDSINVNKSKMSGIKTNSFELGYRLDTGVLNVQTAAYYSQSDKSVTYNKTTMLIDEIDDKKRVYGLEAMASYWMNDNIQLGASGHYVVSEVKGDDGWQDFTAGEASTSKANAWAGWVDSDMSVKVQSQTMFDYKDDDQNQLNGYTVFDLVGNYQLPVGNLGFGIQNLFDKDYTTIWGQRAQIVYSSHYESAAYDYKGRGRTFVLNYQVKY from the coding sequence ATGAACATTAAAAAAGGAAGTTTAAATATTTCCACTGTTGCTCTTGCCGTTGCCGCAGCAAGTACAGTGTTTGTAGCTCAAGCAGAAGAATACATCGCTGATGAAAAAGTAGTGGTTGTTTCAAGCCGCACTCCGAAAGCGATCAGTGATATTCCAGGCACGGTTTGGTACATCGACTCAGAACAAATCGAACAAGATTACCGCGGTGGAAAATCGCTTGGTGAGATCCTGGCGTCGAGCATTCCATCGTTAGATGTAAGTAGCGGTGCAAGAACCAATTACGGCCAAAACCTGCGTGGACGTAAGATGCTCGTCATGATTGACGGTGTCTCTTTGCAGTCATCCCGACAAATCAGTCGCTATTTAGATTCCATTGATCCATTTAATATTGATCGCATTGAAGTGCTTTCGGGGGCAACCTCTTTGTATGGTGCTGGCGCTTCAGGTGGCGTGATTAACATCATAACGAAAAAAGCCCAGAGCGACGATATTGAGTTTGAATCCTTTGTTGGTGGATCTTCAGGCTTTAACTCCGGCGAAGATTTTGATTATAAGATAGGTCAAGCCATCTCTGGCGGCAGCGAAAAAGTTCAAGCCCGCGCTGCTGTTATCTACAGCGAAACACAAGGCTACTTCGACGCCAGCGGGGACATCGTGACGCCGGACATTTCGCAGGGTTCGTTACAGTTTAATAAAACCATTGATTTTCTCACTACAGCTGGCGTTAATATTTCTGAGACAAAAAAACTGAATCTATTGGCACAATACTATGACAGCCAACAAGACTCTCCGTACGGTCTATATATTGTTGGCCGCGATTTTGTCGATGTACGAGATGGTTTTGATTCCGACCGAGAGCATGGAACTGAGCGTATGATGTTCAGCGCCTCTTTCGTCGACGAACAGTTCCTGGGTCATCAGTTGATTGCAGAAGCTTCCTACCGTAAAGAAGACCAAACTTATACGCCTTATTATCAATCTTCTGGTCAACAAATCACCGATGTCATTTCGTTAAAAGCAGCGCTAGCGAAAAGCTTTGACCGATTAAACATTGTTTATGGCATCGACGCATATCAGGATAAGCTCGAAAGTAATCAAGCGCTGTACGATCCAACCATTGCTAACAATTCAGGCAACCTGATTAACAAAATCTACGCCAAAGTTGGCCGATATCCAGGTATCGAAGTCAGCTCTATTGCAGGCTTTGTACAAACCGACTATGCAATCACGGATGACTGGATCGTTGAAGGTGGCATTCGTTACCAATACATCTCAAACGAGATTGACGATTTTGTCGGTTACAGCCAACAGAAGAAAATAGCAGCAGGCAATGGCACGTCTGCCGATGCTGTGCCAGGAGGCGAAACCGACTACAATGTTAGCCTGTTTAACGTTGGTACTGTTTACCATCTCAATAACGACTCTCAAATTTGGGCTAACTTCTCTCAAGGCTTCGACCTGGCAGACCCAGCTAAATATTATGGACAAGGAGACTACACCCTTGTTGGCGATCACTGGCAGCTTAACGATAGTATCAACGTGAATAAATCTAAGATGTCAGGCATTAAAACCAACAGCTTTGAACTTGGTTACCGCCTGGATACTGGTGTTCTGAATGTACAAACCGCCGCTTATTACTCTCAGTCTGATAAGTCAGTGACATATAACAAGACAACCATGCTCATCGATGAAATTGACGACAAGAAGCGTGTCTACGGTCTGGAAGCAATGGCGTCTTACTGGATGAATGACAATATTCAGCTCGGTGCATCGGGCCATTACGTTGTTTCTGAAGTAAAAGGCGACGACGGTTGGCAAGACTTTACCGCAGGCGAAGCAAGTACCTCTAAAGCGAACGCTTGGGCGGGTTGGGTTGACTCGGATATGTCAGTAAAAGTCCAAAGCCAAACCATGTTTGACTACAAAGACGACGATCAAAACCAACTAAATGGCTACACCGTGTTTGATCTCGTCGGCAATTATCAACTTCCTGTTGGCAACCTCGGCTTTGGTATTCAAAACCTGTTCGATAAAGATTACACCACAATCTGGGGGCAGCGAGCTCAAATTGTGTATTCGTCTCATTACGAATCAGCAGCCTACGATTACAAAGGCCGTGGAAGAACGTTTGTTCTGAATTATCAAGTGAAGTACTAA
- a CDS encoding GntR family transcriptional regulator, whose amino-acid sequence MDTIVITQLQQDLLFKVIAKLKADNALAGCSLNESSLAQQFDVSRTPIRAVLKYMSAQGITKAVPNKGFVLLINAVQIEQKEQSVSQQSREEKLYLRILMDLFFGELDCPISEKDLQVRYDANRGEIQNVLRLLESDAIFHRSPGYKWQLDGVLNTLDRHTESYRCRLIFEPAGLLEPSWNLERDKLESLRERHLKAISEPQSISASQLFNLSAEFHEVLAACSGNRFLLGIMQQHNRLRKATDLVSMHIQSSVTTSCQRRVEIIELLLKENNAQAATKLAQLLENYIRVMKRTYKDVMNVPRAQRESLLNNIARKFN is encoded by the coding sequence ATGGACACAATAGTAATCACCCAACTCCAACAAGACTTGTTATTCAAAGTTATCGCGAAACTGAAAGCTGACAATGCGCTTGCTGGTTGTAGTTTGAATGAATCATCGTTAGCGCAACAGTTCGACGTATCCAGAACACCAATCCGAGCAGTGCTAAAATATATGTCTGCTCAAGGCATCACCAAAGCGGTACCTAACAAAGGCTTCGTATTGCTCATCAATGCTGTACAAATTGAGCAGAAAGAGCAAAGCGTCAGTCAACAGTCTCGTGAAGAGAAACTCTACCTTCGGATACTTATGGATCTGTTTTTTGGTGAGCTGGATTGCCCTATTTCCGAAAAAGATCTTCAAGTGCGTTATGATGCTAACCGCGGTGAGATCCAAAATGTCCTGCGGTTGCTGGAAAGTGACGCCATTTTTCACCGCAGTCCGGGCTACAAGTGGCAACTTGACGGTGTGCTAAATACACTTGATAGACACACAGAAAGTTACCGGTGTCGTCTTATTTTCGAACCTGCAGGTCTGCTCGAACCAAGCTGGAATCTGGAGCGCGACAAACTGGAATCCTTACGTGAACGCCATCTGAAAGCCATTTCTGAACCACAATCGATATCGGCAAGCCAGCTATTTAACCTGAGCGCCGAGTTTCATGAAGTGCTCGCGGCTTGCTCAGGAAATCGTTTTTTGTTGGGTATCATGCAGCAACACAATCGTCTGCGTAAAGCCACCGATCTGGTATCCATGCATATTCAATCCTCAGTGACTACATCTTGCCAACGTCGCGTCGAGATCATTGAACTATTGTTAAAGGAAAATAACGCTCAAGCGGCAACAAAGCTTGCTCAGTTGCTGGAAAACTACATTCGCGTTATGAAACGAACCTATAAAGATGTAATGAATGTACCTCGTGCGCAGAGAGAGAGCCTATTAAACAACATTGCTCGCAAATTCAATTAG
- a CDS encoding propionyl-CoA synthetase yields MSSYEKEYLWAKNEPESFWRAQAENIDWFESPNTILKPDENGIERWFPDGVMNTSWLALDYHCEQGRGENAAIIYDSPVTGNKKTYSYNELRDQVAKIAGMLSAQGVEKGDRVVIYMPMIPEAAMAMLACARLGAIHSVVFGGFAPNELAVRIEDAEPKVIMTASCGIEINKIIPYKPMVDKAIMDSRWKPEKVFVFQRPECEAELNQERDLDWQQEYSQALPHACVPVLATDPLYILYTSGTTGKPKGVVRDNGGHAVALKYSMSTIYNIPQGGVFWAASDVGWVVGHSYIVYAPLIHGCTTILFEGKPVRTPNPGAFWRVCDEYKVDALFSAPTAFRAIKKEDPEGEFLKHYDLSNLKTIFMAGERLDPPTLEWVQSKADKPVIDHWWQTETGWAIAGNPTGIEMLPVKAGSSTKPIPGYQVEILDELGEPVKANQQGFVALKRPLPPSCLPTVWRNHDRFETGYLSQFPGYYVSGDGGYLDEDGYLFIMGRIDDVINVAGHRLSTGEMEEIVGGHPAIAECAVVGIHDDLKGQLPLGFVVLKDGVKVDELDLEGELVGKVRSEIGAVACFKHALVVDRLPKTRSGKILRRTIRQIADGEKYTVPSTIDDPTSLSEIERVLRR; encoded by the coding sequence ATGTCTTCATACGAAAAAGAATACTTATGGGCGAAAAACGAACCGGAGAGTTTTTGGCGCGCTCAAGCGGAGAATATCGACTGGTTTGAGTCTCCAAACACCATCTTGAAGCCCGATGAAAATGGCATCGAGCGTTGGTTCCCGGATGGCGTGATGAACACATCTTGGCTGGCATTGGATTACCATTGCGAACAGGGTCGAGGTGAAAACGCTGCTATTATTTATGACTCGCCAGTAACGGGAAATAAAAAGACTTACAGCTACAATGAGCTGCGCGATCAAGTAGCGAAAATTGCTGGAATGTTGTCTGCTCAAGGTGTCGAAAAAGGCGACCGAGTCGTTATTTACATGCCGATGATCCCAGAAGCTGCTATGGCAATGCTTGCGTGTGCACGTTTAGGCGCGATTCACTCAGTAGTGTTTGGTGGTTTTGCGCCAAATGAGCTGGCGGTGCGTATCGAAGATGCGGAGCCGAAAGTCATCATGACGGCGTCGTGCGGTATCGAGATAAACAAAATCATTCCGTACAAACCAATGGTGGACAAAGCCATCATGGATAGCCGCTGGAAGCCTGAGAAAGTCTTTGTTTTCCAGCGTCCAGAATGCGAAGCCGAGCTAAATCAGGAACGAGATCTGGATTGGCAGCAAGAATACAGCCAGGCATTGCCACACGCTTGTGTCCCTGTGTTGGCGACAGATCCGCTTTACATCCTTTATACATCAGGTACGACCGGTAAACCGAAAGGCGTGGTGCGTGATAACGGTGGCCACGCTGTAGCGCTGAAGTACTCAATGAGTACAATTTACAATATTCCACAGGGCGGCGTGTTCTGGGCTGCATCTGATGTTGGCTGGGTAGTAGGGCACTCTTACATTGTTTACGCGCCACTCATCCATGGCTGTACAACGATACTGTTTGAAGGCAAGCCGGTTAGAACGCCTAATCCGGGTGCATTCTGGCGAGTTTGTGATGAGTACAAGGTTGATGCGTTGTTTTCTGCACCTACCGCATTCCGCGCGATTAAGAAAGAAGACCCGGAAGGTGAGTTTTTAAAACATTACGATCTGTCTAACTTAAAAACCATCTTTATGGCTGGTGAGCGTCTGGATCCGCCAACACTGGAATGGGTACAGAGCAAAGCCGATAAACCGGTTATCGACCATTGGTGGCAAACAGAAACGGGTTGGGCTATTGCGGGTAACCCAACGGGCATTGAAATGTTGCCTGTAAAAGCGGGGTCTTCGACCAAGCCAATTCCGGGTTATCAAGTTGAAATTCTTGATGAACTTGGTGAGCCAGTGAAAGCCAATCAGCAAGGTTTCGTTGCGCTAAAACGTCCGTTACCGCCAAGCTGCTTACCGACCGTATGGCGTAACCATGATCGTTTTGAGACAGGTTATCTGAGCCAGTTCCCAGGCTACTATGTGTCGGGTGACGGTGGTTATCTCGACGAAGACGGCTACCTATTCATCATGGGACGTATTGACGATGTGATTAACGTCGCTGGTCACCGCTTGTCTACTGGTGAGATGGAAGAGATCGTTGGTGGTCATCCAGCCATTGCAGAATGTGCAGTAGTTGGTATCCACGATGATCTGAAAGGGCAGCTTCCACTTGGCTTTGTGGTACTGAAAGACGGTGTCAAAGTGGACGAGTTGGATCTGGAAGGTGAGTTGGTTGGAAAAGTACGTAGTGAGATCGGTGCAGTTGCCTGCTTTAAGCATGCCCTGGTCGTTGATCGCTTACCGAAAACTCGTTCCGGTAAAATCCTGCGTCGAACCATTCGCCAAATTGCTGATGGTGAGAAATACACGGTGCCATCGACTATCGATGACCCAACGAGCTTAAGTGAAATCGAGCGTGTACTTCGTCGATAG
- a CDS encoding amidohydrolase: MAGICWTQFRHTLHQFPELSNQETETSQRIMEQFHHFVPDKVVTGLGGSGLAFIYQGNKPGPTTLIRCELDALPIDETNTFDHRSVHHGVSHKCGHDGHMAIVSSLGEMLSQNRPASGRVILAFQPAEETGEGAINMVNDPKFTNMMPDYAFALHNYPGLPLGHVAVKSGPFNCASRGMIIRLQGKTSHAAHPENGVSPALAMCNIISQLNTLPESLNERCWVTVIHAKLGEVAFGTAPGEAVVMATLRSESNQTMQALVEAASALAEQNADRHGLSWSLEWQDVFQASVNSQQGCELVVQACHDTGTAYTLLDEPMRWSEDFGQFTQVAKQGAMFVLGSGRERPQLHNPDYDFPDELTPVGRAIFASLIEKINGF; the protein is encoded by the coding sequence ATGGCTGGTATTTGCTGGACCCAGTTTCGCCACACTCTGCATCAATTTCCGGAGTTATCCAATCAGGAAACCGAAACCTCGCAGCGCATTATGGAACAATTCCACCATTTTGTACCGGATAAAGTCGTCACTGGCCTTGGTGGAAGTGGTTTGGCGTTTATTTACCAAGGCAATAAACCGGGACCGACGACACTGATTCGGTGCGAACTGGATGCGCTACCGATTGATGAAACGAATACTTTCGATCATCGCTCTGTTCATCACGGCGTTTCTCATAAATGTGGACACGATGGGCATATGGCGATTGTATCCTCGCTGGGGGAAATGCTCAGTCAAAACCGTCCTGCCAGTGGGAGGGTGATTCTTGCTTTTCAACCTGCGGAAGAAACGGGTGAGGGGGCGATCAACATGGTTAATGATCCGAAATTTACCAATATGATGCCCGATTATGCGTTTGCTCTGCACAACTACCCCGGTCTGCCTTTGGGACACGTCGCCGTAAAATCCGGCCCGTTTAACTGCGCATCGAGGGGAATGATCATTCGTTTGCAGGGCAAAACTTCACACGCTGCACACCCGGAAAATGGCGTCAGTCCGGCTCTGGCGATGTGTAATATTATCTCGCAACTGAATACTCTGCCCGAATCTCTTAACGAGCGCTGCTGGGTAACTGTGATTCATGCAAAATTAGGGGAAGTCGCGTTTGGCACTGCACCTGGGGAAGCGGTCGTGATGGCTACACTGCGTAGTGAAAGTAACCAGACGATGCAAGCCTTAGTCGAAGCAGCAAGCGCATTGGCCGAGCAAAATGCAGACAGACATGGATTAAGTTGGTCACTGGAATGGCAAGATGTATTTCAGGCCAGCGTGAACTCGCAGCAGGGTTGTGAGCTCGTCGTGCAGGCTTGCCACGATACTGGGACGGCTTATACTTTGCTTGATGAGCCAATGCGATGGTCGGAAGATTTCGGTCAGTTTACTCAAGTTGCGAAACAGGGCGCTATGTTTGTATTAGGCTCAGGTCGGGAGAGGCCGCAACTGCATAATCCTGATTATGATTTTCCTGATGAGCTGACCCCTGTTGGACGGGCAATTTTTGCCAGCCTGATAGAGAAGATTAATGGCTTTTAG
- the prpF gene encoding 2-methylaconitate cis-trans isomerase PrpF, which produces MENNTPNQMSQIKVPATYIRGGTSKGVFFNLDDLPQQAQVAGEARDKLLLRVIGSPDPYAKQIDGMGGATSSTSKTVIVSRSSRDDHDVDYLFGQVSIDKPFVDWSGNCGNLSAAVGPFAIHAGLIPQERIPENGIVTVRVWQVNISKTILIHIPIVNGFVQETGEFELDGVTFPAAEIQVDFVDPADGEGSMFPTGNLVDDLVVPDVGTFNATFINAGIPTIFIDAESIGYQGTELQDDINNDDAALAMFESIRAHGALKMGLISDLEEAKTRQHTPKIAFVSKPKSYLSSSGKAVTDTDIDVLVRALSMGKLHHAMMGTAAVAIASAACVPGTLVNLAAGGGEKESVTFGHPSGTLKVGAQAKQTEQGWVVQKAIMSRSARILMEGFVRVPFNVFE; this is translated from the coding sequence ATGGAAAACAATACTCCGAATCAAATGAGCCAAATCAAAGTGCCTGCGACGTATATACGTGGAGGCACGAGTAAAGGGGTCTTTTTCAACCTCGACGATTTGCCTCAACAAGCACAAGTGGCAGGCGAAGCACGTGACAAATTGCTGTTACGTGTTATCGGCAGCCCAGATCCTTATGCAAAGCAAATCGATGGCATGGGCGGCGCGACATCAAGCACCAGTAAAACGGTGATTGTTTCGCGCAGTAGCCGAGACGATCACGATGTTGACTACTTGTTTGGCCAGGTGTCGATCGACAAACCATTCGTAGACTGGAGCGGTAACTGTGGCAACTTGTCTGCCGCAGTAGGGCCGTTTGCGATTCATGCTGGCTTGATTCCACAAGAGCGCATTCCAGAAAATGGCATCGTGACTGTACGAGTTTGGCAGGTAAACATCAGCAAAACCATCTTGATTCACATACCTATTGTGAATGGTTTTGTGCAAGAAACCGGAGAGTTTGAGCTCGATGGTGTGACGTTCCCTGCGGCTGAGATTCAAGTGGACTTCGTTGACCCGGCAGACGGTGAAGGCAGTATGTTCCCAACCGGAAACTTAGTCGATGATTTGGTGGTGCCTGATGTGGGTACCTTCAACGCGACCTTTATCAACGCGGGCATTCCAACCATTTTCATTGATGCAGAGTCGATTGGCTATCAGGGCACTGAGCTACAAGATGATATCAACAACGATGATGCTGCGCTGGCAATGTTTGAATCTATCCGTGCGCATGGCGCGTTAAAAATGGGTCTGATTTCTGATCTGGAAGAAGCTAAGACGCGTCAGCACACACCGAAAATCGCTTTTGTATCCAAACCGAAAAGCTACCTTTCTTCAAGTGGAAAAGCGGTAACTGATACGGATATCGACGTGTTGGTTCGCGCCTTATCGATGGGCAAACTACACCACGCAATGATGGGAACTGCAGCCGTTGCTATCGCGTCCGCAGCTTGTGTGCCTGGTACATTAGTTAACCTGGCTGCTGGTGGCGGTGAAAAAGAGTCGGTGACGTTTGGCCACCCGTCAGGAACGTTAAAAGTTGGGGCACAAGCGAAGCAAACTGAACAGGGCTGGGTGGTACAAAAAGCCATCATGAGCCGAAGTGCGAGAATACTGATGGAGGGATTTGTGCGTGTACCCTTCAATGTCTTTGAATGA